A single window of Funiculus sociatus GB2-C1 DNA harbors:
- a CDS encoding Panacea domain-containing protein has translation MAPTTAAAIADYFIHVANETGSFISNLKLQKLVYYAQAWHLAVYNAPLFDEDFEAWVHGPVIPTLYQEYKQFGWKPIDKQVEQPNFSKEVQGLLDEVADEYFGCDAFELELMTHQEDPWIMARNGLPKDETSNAIIPKPLMGEYYRQGLGEENQQEECPA, from the coding sequence ATGGCTCCTACAACCGCAGCCGCTATTGCCGATTATTTCATTCATGTAGCTAATGAGACTGGCTCATTTATCAGTAACCTCAAGCTACAGAAGCTGGTGTATTATGCCCAAGCTTGGCATTTGGCTGTCTATAATGCTCCTCTATTTGATGAAGACTTTGAAGCTTGGGTGCATGGGCCTGTTATTCCTACTTTGTATCAGGAGTACAAGCAGTTTGGATGGAAGCCTATTGACAAGCAAGTAGAGCAACCAAACTTCTCCAAAGAAGTGCAAGGATTGTTGGACGAAGTAGCAGATGAGTATTTCGGATGTGATGCTTTTGAGCTAGAGCTGATGACTCATCAGGAAGACCCGTGGATTATGGCAAGGAACGGTTTACCTAAAGATGAAACTTCTAATGCTATAATTCCGAAGCCATTAATGGGAGAATATTACAGGCAGGGTCTTGGGGAAGAAAATCAACAAGAAGAATGTCCAGCATGA